DNA sequence from the Brachybacterium sp. P6-10-X1 genome:
GCGGGCCTCGGCGATCTGGTCGAGCTGGCGCCGGATGACCGCGGGGTCATAGAACTCCCGCTCCGCCTCATCGCGCACCTGTTCGGCGACCCAGACGGTGCCCCGTATCGGCGCGAGCGGCAGAGTGAGCAACCCGCTCAGGATTCCCATCAGCGTCCTCCCCCGACGAAATCGTAGGGAGCCTGGGGCCCCAGCAGGCGATACCTCAGCCGCGGATGATCGCGCTCGGCAGCATCTTCGATCGCCGCCTCGACATCCTCCTGATCGGCGCGG
Encoded proteins:
- the ccmI gene encoding c-type cytochrome biogenesis protein CcmI produces the protein MGILSGLLTLPLAPIRGTVWVAEQVRDEAEREFYDPAVIRRQLDQIAEARREGTIEEHDADAAERELVRRLIRSHRNEGG